A section of the Zygosaccharomyces rouxii strain CBS732 chromosome B complete sequence genome encodes:
- a CDS encoding MFS transporter (similar to uniprot|P38124 Saccharomyces cerevisiae YBR008C FLR1 Plasma membrane multidrug transporter member of the major facilitator superfamily involved in efflux of fluconazole diazaborine benomyl methotrexate and other drugs) encodes MYFETYKNTFAVDVLEYFGWIKFQECADRSSSTSWIETGDSERDSKESALVDEVEKGKYSDPFLVEFRGATDPEHPHNWSTIKRFVVVFNVMVLTCVTYMGTSFYTPGQDLIEKEFHVGHVVGTLNLSLYILGFGLGPLIFGPLSEFVAFGRQRLFIVTLFLFAMLQIGCALVRNIAGLVILRFLAGIFCSPSLANGAAAVGDVVRPRHVPVVLGLWAIGALVGPSTGPLLGSSMVVAKNWRFMFWLLMWISSATLVLMVFTYPETNEDSILYRRCQRIRRLTGDNRYYTVKSREEEKLNWKDICITTLYRPFEMIIKEPIVIALNVYHAVEYGVFYLFFEAFPIVFGDVYHFTRVELGVSYMGFCVGCITAYGVAMVFSCWYAAKKMSNNTFTPETHLVLMIWVCWTLPLSLFLFGWAASVHWILPMISEVIFIIGQFNIFQSVFSYMAISYPKYMASAFAGNNLCRSGFACAFPLFGKAMYNNLAIDGYPVGWGSSIVGFCCLALSLVPFVLYRYGAYLRSKSRFAG; translated from the coding sequence ATGTACTTTGAAACATACAAGAATACATTTGCGGTTGATGTATTAGAGTATTTTGGttggataaaatttcaagaatgtGCAGATAGATCGAGTTCAACCAGTTGGATAGAAACAGGTGACTCGGAAAGAGATTCGAAAGAATCTGCGTTAGTGGATGAGGTGGAAAAGGGCAAGTATAGCGATCCGTTTCTGGTCGAGTTCAGAGGTGCGACCGATCCAGAGCATCCGCATAACTGGTCTACTATCAAGCGATTTGTCGTTGTCTTTAATGTGATGGTACTTACGTGCGTCACGTATATGGGGACTTCGTTCTACACGCCAGGACAAGAtttaattgaaaaagaatttcATGTGGGACATGTAGTTGGCACACTTAACCTCTCTTTGTATATTTTGGGATTTGGACTTGGGCCGCTGATATTTGGACCACTTTCTGAATTCGTTGCATTTGGGCGTCAAAGGCTTTTCATCGTGACTCTATTTCTGTTTGCTATGCTACAGATAGGATGTGCTCTGGTAAGGAATATTGCGGGATTAGTGATCCTTAGATTCCTTGCTGGTATATTTTGTTCTCCATCATTAGCCAATGGAGCTGCCGCTGTTGGGGATGTTGTCAGACCGAGACACGTTCCTGTAGTACTTGGGTTATGGGCAATTGGTGCATTAGTAGGACCATCTACAGGACCTCTACTTGGTTCGTCTATGGTTGTTGCGAAGAATTGGAGATTTATGTTTTGGCTGTTGATGTGGATAAGCTCAGCGACACTTGTTTTAATGGTTTTCACTTATCCTGAAACCAATGAAGATAGTATTTTGTACCGCAGGTGCCAAAGGATAAGGAGACTCACGGGTGATAATAGGTATTATACGGTCAAGTCTAGggaagaagagaaattgaactGGAAGGATATCTGCATAACTACACTGTACAGGCCCTTTGAGATGATTATTAAGGAACCCATTGTGATAGCATTGAACGTGTACCATGCAGTCGAGTATGGTGTgttttatttgttttttgaAGCCTTTCCCATAGTATTTGGTGATGTATACCATTTCACGAGGGTTGAGTTGGGTGTGTCCTACATGGGATTTTGTGTTGGTTGTATTACAGCTTATGGTGTTGCAATGGTTTTCTCCTGTTGGTATGCAGCTAAAAAAATGTCTAATAACACGTTTACGCCGGAAACACATTTggtgttgatgatttggGTGTGTTGGACGCTTCCTCTTTCGCTTTTTCTATTTGGTTGGGCAGCTTCAGTTCACTGGATTTTACCGATGATTTCAGAGGTAATATTCATTATTGGTcaattcaatattttccaatccGTCTTTTCCTACATGGCTATCTCTTATCCCAAGTACATGGCTTCGGCATTTGCTGGAAATAATCTATGTCGATCGGGATTTGCATGTGCATTCCCTCTCTTTGGGAAGGCTATGTATAATAATTTGGCCATTGATGGGTATCCTGTGGGTTGGGGATCGTCAATTGTTGGTTTTTGTTGTCTAGCGCTTTCGTTAGTGCCGTTTGTATTGTACAGATATGGTGCATACTTGCGGAGTAAATCAAGGTTTGCTGGATGA